Within Streptomyces antibioticus, the genomic segment GGCATGGCGAACGCAGAGATCGGCGTAATCGGCGGCTCGGGCTTCTACTCGTTCCTCGACGACGTGACCGAGATCCAGGTGGACACCCCCTACGGGCCGCCCAGCGACTCCCTCTTCCTCGGTGAGATCGCCGGCCGGCGGGTCGCCTTCCTGCCCCGGCACGGACGCGGCCACCATCTGCCGCCGCACCGCATCAACTACCGGGCCAACCTGTGGGCGCTGCGCTCGGTCGGGGCGCGCCAGGTGCTCGCGCCGTGCGCGGTGGGCGGACTGCGCCCCGAGTACGGGCCGGGCACGCTCCTCGTCCCCGACCAGCTCGTCGACCGTACGAAGTCCCGCACCGGCACCTACTTCGACGGGCTGCCGCTGCCCGACGGGACCGTGCCCAACGTGGTGCACGTGTCGCTGGCCGACCCCTACTGCCCCACCGGACGCGCCGTCGCGCTGAAGGCGGCGCGCGGCCGGGAGTGGGAGCCGGTGGACGGCGGGACGCTGGTCGTGATCGAGGGGCCGCGGTTCTCGACCCGTGCGGAATCGTTGTGGCACCAGGCGCAGGGCTGGTCCGTGGTCGGTATGACGGGCCATCCGGAGGCGGCGCTCGCCCGTGAACTCGAACTCTGCTACACGTCGTTGGCCCTGGTCACCGATCTGGACGCGGGCGCGGAGTCCGGTGAGGGCGTATCCCACGAGGAGGTCCTGGAGGTCTTCGCGGCCAATGTGGACCGGCTGCGGGGCGTGCTGTTCGACGCGGTGGCGGGGTTGCCGGCGGCCGGGGAGCGGGGCTGTCTGTGCGTGGGGGCGTTGGGGGGTCTGGATCCGGGGTTCGTGCTGCCGTAGGGCGGGGCGCGACGGGCGGGGTGCGACGGGCGGGGTGCGACGGGCGGGGTGCGACGGGCGGGGCGGTGGAACTCCTCGTTCGGGTGAGGGAGTTATCCACAATCACGTGGTCGTCCACGGGCTTCGGCGGGCGGCGGCGTGACGGGGCATCGTGGCTGCATCAGCCGATTCCTCGTCGCAGGTGGTGAGCCCCTTGTCCCTCCTTCCCCCCTCTCTTCCTCCCTCGCACCCCGTTCCTCCTCCGTGCGAGGTGCCGCTCTTCGCTCCGGTCCGGGTCCGCGGCGGCCGGTACGGGCTGGGCCGGCTCGTCCGGAACCGGCGGCGGGCCCTCGCGGCCGGTCTCGCCGTCACGGCCGTCGCGCTGGTGGCGGCCGCAGGGCCGCACGGCGGAGGACCCGCACGGGGTCATCCGGGGCCCGGGTCGGAATCAGGACCGGCACCAGGAGCCGGCTCCGGTGAAGGGCCGGCCGCCCACGCGCGGTCCTCGCCGAAGGGAGCGAAGGTGACGGCGCCGGTGCGGATCGCCGACGCGGCCACCGTCCGGCTGCTGCGGCCCGGCGACCGGGTCGACGTCATCGCCGCCGAGCGGACGGCGTCGGGCGACACGGCCGAAGTGGTCGCGCGCGGCGCCCTGGTGACGAAAATTCCGGAACCTCTGGAGTCCTCGGCCGCGGGCGCGCTGATCGTGCTCTCCGTGCCCCGGCCAACTGCCGTACGCCTGGCGGGTGCGGGCACGACGGCCCGGCTGGCGGTGACCTTGTGGTGATGTCAAGTACCTCGTTCGTGCTACGGAATTGGACACGCCCGCCGTGCCTTGACGTAGGTTGCGGAGCTGTTCGTTCCACAACCTGTGCAGACGAGGAGTGTCCCCGAGGTGAGCGAGAAGAAGGGACCGAGCATCCTGGCGGGCTTCAAGGCCTTCCTGATGCGCGGCAACGTCGTGGACCTGGCGGTCGCGGTGGTCATCGGCGCCGCGTTCACGAACATCGTGAACTCGGTGGTGAAGGGCGTCATCAACCCGCTGGTCGGCGCGATCGGCACCAAGAACCTCGACGGCTACAGCTCGTGCCTCCAGGACCCCTGCAAGGTCTCGGCGGACGGCACGGTGATCAGCGGCGTCCCGATCCTGTGGGGCACCGTGCTCAGCGCCACGCTGACGTTCGTGATCACGGCGGCGGTCGTGTACTTCCTGATGGTCCTGCCGATGTCGAAGTACCTGGCCCGGCAGGAGGCCCGCCGCAAGGCGAAGGAGGGCACCCGCGAGATGATCGAGGTGACCGAGCTGGAGGTGCTCAAGGAGATCCGCGACGCGCTGGTCGCCCAGCGCGGCTCGGGCCACGACGGGCGGTAGCCACGCTGTTCGGGGCCCTGCGGGGGACGCTCCGCGGGGCCCGGACGGGCCGGATCCGCGGCCGGTTTCAGATGTGGTGCGGCGGCTTCTCGTCGAGGAAGCGCCTGAGGTCGGCGGCGCTGTCCCCGGAGGGCGCGGGCCGCTCGCCCCAGCCGCGGTCCGTGTCGTCCGAGGACTGCTGGTCCAGCGGGTCGTCGAAGACCAGCGCGGCCTTCGGGGCGCGCGGCTCGGGAGCGTCGGGGCCGGCGGGACCGGCGGGGGCGGGGGTGCTCATGCCTCCAGCGTACGGTCCCCGGCCCCCCGGACGATGTCCGCACCCTCCCCGCGGCCCCTCCCCCACCGTCCTGACCAGCCCTTCTCCCGACGCGACGACCCCTGCCGGGCCATGCGCCGCTCCGCGAGATTTTCGGCCGGATATCTGCTGTGCTGTGACGCATGACGCCCAGCTCCACACCGCCGGCCACTCCGCCCGGCCCTCCCGAGCACACCCGGCCCCTGCGCCGACTCACCGCCCGTGGACGCGGCGAGGCACATCGGATCGCGACGCCGCTAGAGCTGTTCTTCGACCTGTGCTTCGTGGTGGCCATCGCCCAGGCCGGCGCCGAGCTGGTGCACGCCGTGGCCGAGGGCCATCCGGGGGAGGGCATCCTCAACTACGCGATGATCTTCTTCGCCATCTGGTGGGCGTGGATGAACTTCACGTGGTTCGCCTCGGCGTACGACAACGACGACGTGCTCTACCGGATCGTCACCCTCGTGCAGATCGCCGGTGTGCTGGTCCTCGCGGCCGGGGTCTCGACGGCGTTCGAGGACCACGACTTCCTCGCCGTCTGGCTGGGCTACGCGATCATGCGGCTCGCCCTGTGCGTCCAGTGGCTGCGGGCGGCCCGGTCGGGCGAGGGCCCGGAGCGGACGACCGCGCTGCGGTACACCGGCGGCGTGCTGCTCTGCCAGGTCGGCTGGCTGGGGCTGCTGGTCCTGCCCGAGGGAGGCAGGCCGTGGGTGTTCCTGGTGATGGCCGTGCTGGAGATGTGCGTGCCGCTCTTCGCCGAGAAGGGCCACCAGACGGCCTGGCACCCGCACCACATCGCGGAACGCTACGGGCTGTTCACGATCATCGTGCTGGGCGAGACGATCGCGGCGGCCACGGTCGCCGTGAAGACGGGCATCGACGAGCACGACGCGCTGGACGAGCTGCTCCCGATCGCCGTGGGCGGGCTGCTGATCATCTTCGCCGCCTGGTGGATCTACTTCGTGGTGCCCATCCACGGCCATCTGCGCTCCAACCGGCAGGCGTTCCTGTGGGGCTACGGCCACTACGTGGTCTTCGCCTCGGCCGCGGCGATCGGGGCGGGCCTGGAGGTGGCGGTCGAGCAGACGGTCGGCAAGGCCCATCTCTCGACGCTGTCCGCGTCGGCCGCCGTGACCCTGCCGACCGCGCTGTACCTGCTCGCCGTGTGGGCGCTGCACGCCCGCCACTACAAGGTGGGGCTGGCCCAGCAGTTGGTGCTGCCGGTCACCGCGTTGCTGGTGATCTGCTGCACCTTCCTCGGCGAGTGGGCGGTCCTCGCGGCCGGCCTGGTGGCGACCCTGGCGGTGGCGACCGGGACGACGCTCACGGCCCGGGCGGCGTCGAGGGCGAGGGCGGCGCGGGCGGCCGGGTAGCCCGGTCGTCCAGCGCGGCCCCGGCCCCCTCGCCCTACCTTCTCGCGCCGCTCCCCCGGGTCTCCCCGGTCCCGTACAGCTCCGCGTACGAGTGCCACGCGCCGCCCTGTGACCGGGTCGGCTCGGCCGCGCGGACGGCGCGCACGATCGCGCGGGTCACCATGTCCGCGCCCGCCGCCAGGACGTCGTTCAGGGCGAGCGGGTGGGAGGTGTCGAGCGGGCGGGTGCCGGTGGCCAGGGCGAACACCGTGTCGCCGTCGTGGAGAAGATGCACCGGGCGTACGGCGCGCGCGATGCCGTCGTGCGCCGTGCCGGCGAGTTTCTGCGCCTGGGCCTTCGTCAGGTCGGCGTCGGTGGCGACCACCGCGAGGGTGGTGTTGAGGGGCGGCGGGGCGTTCTTCGCGGCGCTCTCGGCGAGGCGGCGGCGCGCGTCCTCGTGGACGTCCGTCGCCGGGTACGTCACGCGCCCCTGGAACAGTTCGCCGTACAGCGCGCCGGTCTCGGGGTCCATGACCGAGCCCGCCGCGTTGGCCACCACCAGGGCGGCGACCGTGATCCCGGAGTCGAGGACCGTGCTCGCGCTGCCGACGCCGCCCTTCATCGGCCCGACGAGAGCACCCGTGCCCGCGCCCACGCAGCCCTGCGGGACGGGCGCGCCCGGCGCGCTCGCGGCGGCCGCCTCGACCGCGGCACGGCCGGTGGCCGCGTCGGGGCGGGCCCGGAAGTCGCCGCCCCGGCCGAGGTCGAAGACACAGGCCGCGGGCACCACCGGGACGACGTGCGCGGGGTCCTTGCCGACGAGCACCCCGCGTCCGCGCTCCTCCAGCCAGGCCATCACGCCGGACGCCGCGTCCAGCCCGTAGGCGCTGCCGCCGGTCAGGACGATCGCCTCGACGCGCTGGACGAGGTTGCGGGGGTCCAGTACGTCGGTCTCCTTGGTGCCGGGGCCGCCGCCGCGTACGTCCACGGCGGCGACGGCGCCGCCCTCCGGTGCGAGCACGACCGTCGTGCCGGTGAGCCAACCGTCGCCGGTGCGCGAGGCGTGGCCGACCCGCAGACCGGCGACGTCCGTCAGAGCGTCAACTGTCATGCCGGTCAGTCTCACCCAGCGCCTCGGGGGAATCGCCGAGGCGGCCGGGGAAGGGGGCGCGCGGCGAGCCGGGTCATTGTCCCGGTTCTGTCACGCGATGGTGTTCATGCTGACCGGGAGGGAACCCCTCCGGCGGCACGACCCCTCCTTCTCCACGTACTGGAGCGGATCACACCGGATCCCGCACATCACACGAAGCTGGAGCAGCCCGTGACAACGCCGGACATAGCAGCGCGGCGCACCCTGGGGGCCTGTGCCGCCCTGGTGATCGGCGCACTGACCCTCACCGCCTGCGGCGGCAGTGCCGACGCCGGGAAGGACGATTCCAAGGGCGGTTCGGCCGCCAGGACGTCCACCGCGAAGATCGTGATCTCGGCGAAGGACGGGTCGACGGGTGCGTCGATCAACACGACGGGTGTGAAGGTGAGCGACGGCAAGCTCACCGAGGTGCGGATGACGGTGGCGGGCGGCGGCGAGTCCGTGCCGGGCACCCTGTCGGCGGACGGCGCCAGTTGGAAGCCGAAGGAGCAGTTGGAGCGCGGCACGAAGTACGAGATCTCGGCGACCGCGAAGGACTCCAACGGCAAGACGGCCGCCGCCAACTCGATCTTCACCACGGTCACCACGTCCGACAGCTTCATCGGCACCTACAGCCCGGACAACGGCACGACGGTCGGTGTCGGGATGCCGGTGTCGTTCACCTTCGACAAGGCGATCAGCGACAAGAAGGCCGTGCAGTCGCACATCAAGGTCACCTCCAGCAGCGGTCAGAAGGTCGCCGGGCACTGGTTCGGGGAGCAGCGGCTGGACTTCCGGCCCGACGACTACTGGAAGGCCGGCTCCAAGGTCACGATGAAGATCGACCTGGACGGCGTGGAGGGCGCGAACGGCGTCTTCGGCGTGCAGAAGAAGACGGTGACCTTCACCATCGGGCGCTCGCAGGTCTCCACGGTCGATGTGAACACACAGACCATGACGGTGGTGCGGGACGGGCAGACGCTGAAGTCGGTGCCGATCTCCTCGGGCAGCGCACAGCACACGACGTACAACGGCCAGATGGTGATCTCGGAGATGTTCCCGCAGACCCGGATGAACAGCCAGACGGTCGGCCTGGGCGGGGAGTACGACATCCCGGACGTGCCGCACGCGATGCGTCTGACGCAGTCCGGCACCTTCATCCACGGCAACTACTGGTACAACAAGGGCAATCCGCCGTTCGGCCGGGAGGGCACCAGCCACGGCTGCGTGGGCCTCGCGGACGCGCAGGGCGCACAGGGCGACACCCCGGCCAAGTGGTTCTACGACAACTCGCTGATCGGCGACGTGGTGGTCGTGAAGAACTCCCCGG encodes:
- a CDS encoding P1 family peptidase, whose translation is MTVDALTDVAGLRVGHASRTGDGWLTGTTVVLAPEGGAVAAVDVRGGGPGTKETDVLDPRNLVQRVEAIVLTGGSAYGLDAASGVMAWLEERGRGVLVGKDPAHVVPVVPAACVFDLGRGGDFRARPDAATGRAAVEAAAASAPGAPVPQGCVGAGTGALVGPMKGGVGSASTVLDSGITVAALVVANAAGSVMDPETGALYGELFQGRVTYPATDVHEDARRRLAESAAKNAPPPLNTTLAVVATDADLTKAQAQKLAGTAHDGIARAVRPVHLLHDGDTVFALATGTRPLDTSHPLALNDVLAAGADMVTRAIVRAVRAAEPTRSQGGAWHSYAELYGTGETRGSGARR
- a CDS encoding L,D-transpeptidase: MTTPDIAARRTLGACAALVIGALTLTACGGSADAGKDDSKGGSAARTSTAKIVISAKDGSTGASINTTGVKVSDGKLTEVRMTVAGGGESVPGTLSADGASWKPKEQLERGTKYEISATAKDSNGKTAAANSIFTTVTTSDSFIGTYSPDNGTTVGVGMPVSFTFDKAISDKKAVQSHIKVTSSSGQKVAGHWFGEQRLDFRPDDYWKAGSKVTMKIDLDGVEGANGVFGVQKKTVTFTIGRSQVSTVDVNTQTMTVVRDGQTLKSVPISSGSAQHTTYNGQMVISEMFPQTRMNSQTVGLGGEYDIPDVPHAMRLTQSGTFIHGNYWYNKGNPPFGREGTSHGCVGLADAQGAQGDTPAKWFYDNSLIGDVVVVKNSPDKTVAPDNGLNGWNMSWAEWTAGSAG
- a CDS encoding low temperature requirement protein A; translated protein: MTPSSTPPATPPGPPEHTRPLRRLTARGRGEAHRIATPLELFFDLCFVVAIAQAGAELVHAVAEGHPGEGILNYAMIFFAIWWAWMNFTWFASAYDNDDVLYRIVTLVQIAGVLVLAAGVSTAFEDHDFLAVWLGYAIMRLALCVQWLRAARSGEGPERTTALRYTGGVLLCQVGWLGLLVLPEGGRPWVFLVMAVLEMCVPLFAEKGHQTAWHPHHIAERYGLFTIIVLGETIAAATVAVKTGIDEHDALDELLPIAVGGLLIIFAAWWIYFVVPIHGHLRSNRQAFLWGYGHYVVFASAAAIGAGLEVAVEQTVGKAHLSTLSASAAVTLPTALYLLAVWALHARHYKVGLAQQLVLPVTALLVICCTFLGEWAVLAAGLVATLAVATGTTLTARAASRARAARAAG
- the mscL gene encoding large conductance mechanosensitive channel protein MscL codes for the protein MSEKKGPSILAGFKAFLMRGNVVDLAVAVVIGAAFTNIVNSVVKGVINPLVGAIGTKNLDGYSSCLQDPCKVSADGTVISGVPILWGTVLSATLTFVITAAVVYFLMVLPMSKYLARQEARRKAKEGTREMIEVTELEVLKEIRDALVAQRGSGHDGR
- a CDS encoding S-methyl-5'-thioadenosine phosphorylase; its protein translation is MANAEIGVIGGSGFYSFLDDVTEIQVDTPYGPPSDSLFLGEIAGRRVAFLPRHGRGHHLPPHRINYRANLWALRSVGARQVLAPCAVGGLRPEYGPGTLLVPDQLVDRTKSRTGTYFDGLPLPDGTVPNVVHVSLADPYCPTGRAVALKAARGREWEPVDGGTLVVIEGPRFSTRAESLWHQAQGWSVVGMTGHPEAALARELELCYTSLALVTDLDAGAESGEGVSHEEVLEVFAANVDRLRGVLFDAVAGLPAAGERGCLCVGALGGLDPGFVLP